The following proteins are co-located in the Pseudomonas cavernae genome:
- a CDS encoding BatD family protein produces the protein MKRLVLLLCCLCPLLGLAAPKVLVESRIAPAGTVTVGSTVRLEVDVLVDTWFTAAPRLPNLDLPGAMVMPPSSEATHLTEQRQGKTFFGLRFSYLITPNQAQSYSIPALAIQVSPGQGSGPVTVQSQPLGFIARMPEGVSAGQHVLVAQGLRFGQRIVRSHEPLRVGDSLTRQLTIEADGAQAMLIPPPTFVEIDGLKRYVKTPQVVPLDNGRGAISGGRRVDVASYVIDKPGHYTLPAIELRWWDAAANQARTARVAALEFEATGNSAYQAPFSIAEDLQKLGQKARVRIARHWLLLAIALVVGALAFYWGKPWWRRGRAALRGWQARRQQAYLQSADYAWKQLPGQLNGKPAQLTALYLWARRSQGAETLKNFAGQLPIPLAQRLLVLLRSCYGRPERATEALQELQQSLPALRKEARKQQPQALARHGLVPLNPRQAPPPSAVHSTKEAL, from the coding sequence ATGAAGCGCCTGGTCCTTCTGCTCTGCTGCCTCTGCCCGTTGCTGGGCCTGGCCGCCCCCAAAGTGCTGGTGGAAAGCCGGATAGCGCCGGCCGGAACGGTGACAGTTGGCAGCACCGTGCGCCTGGAAGTCGACGTGCTGGTGGACACCTGGTTCACCGCCGCCCCGCGGCTACCAAACCTGGACCTCCCCGGCGCCATGGTCATGCCGCCGAGCAGCGAAGCGACCCACCTTACCGAACAACGCCAGGGCAAGACATTCTTCGGCCTGCGTTTCAGCTATCTGATCACCCCCAACCAGGCGCAGAGCTACAGCATCCCGGCCCTGGCGATCCAAGTCAGCCCCGGCCAGGGTAGCGGCCCGGTCACGGTACAGAGCCAGCCGCTCGGCTTCATCGCCCGTATGCCGGAGGGTGTGTCCGCTGGCCAGCACGTGCTGGTGGCCCAGGGACTGAGGTTCGGCCAGCGAATCGTCCGCTCCCACGAGCCGCTACGGGTCGGTGACAGCCTGACCCGGCAGCTGACCATCGAGGCTGACGGCGCCCAGGCCATGTTGATCCCGCCTCCCACCTTTGTCGAAATCGACGGACTCAAGCGCTATGTGAAAACCCCGCAAGTGGTACCGCTGGACAATGGCCGTGGTGCCATCAGCGGCGGGCGGCGGGTCGATGTCGCCAGCTATGTGATCGACAAACCCGGCCACTACACGCTACCGGCCATCGAATTGCGCTGGTGGGATGCTGCAGCCAATCAGGCGCGCACTGCCCGGGTAGCGGCGCTGGAGTTCGAAGCCACGGGCAACAGCGCTTACCAGGCGCCTTTCTCCATCGCTGAAGATTTGCAGAAGCTCGGGCAGAAAGCTCGAGTGCGAATCGCCCGGCATTGGTTGCTGCTCGCCATAGCCCTGGTGGTTGGTGCGCTGGCCTTCTACTGGGGCAAGCCCTGGTGGCGGCGTGGGCGGGCCGCCCTACGCGGCTGGCAAGCCAGGCGGCAGCAGGCCTACCTGCAGTCGGCGGACTACGCCTGGAAACAACTGCCCGGGCAACTCAACGGCAAACCGGCGCAGCTGACCGCTTTGTACCTCTGGGCCAGACGCAGTCAGGGCGCGGAAACCCTGAAGAATTTCGCGGGTCAGCTCCCCATCCCCTTGGCGCAACGGCTGCTAGTCTTGCTGAGATCCTGTTATGGCCGGCCGGAACGCGCCACCGAGGCACTGCAAGAATTGCAGCAGAGCCTACCGGCGCTGCGTAAGGAAGCCCGCAAGCAACAACCTCAGGCCCTTGCCAGGCATGGCCTGGTGCCGTTGAACCCTCGTCAAGCCCCGCCTCCGTCGGCGGTACATAGCACCAAGGAAGCCCTATGA
- a CDS encoding HAD family hydrolase: MNRSAFPPLNLRWLMPLLLALPLLVQAADPLPSWNDGPSKKAIESFVSAVTSEGSKDFVQPAERIAVFDNDGTLWSEQPMYFQVLFAFAEVKRLAPQHPEWKEQQPFKAVLEGDQKTLAASGMDGIIKIVGATHTGLSNEAFIDNAEAWLAKAVHPKSQKPFTEMVYQPMLELLAYLRANGFKTYIVSGGDVTFMRAFAEEVYGIPPEQVIGTTFVTQFQNQDGKLSILRTPKLAHNDDGPGKPESIDSIIGRRPIFAFGNSDGDLQMLQWTAAGSGKRFTGLVHHTDAKREWAYDRESKVGKLDKALDQAKAEGWTVVDMAAEWRQVFPFATATSGQ, encoded by the coding sequence ATGAACCGATCCGCCTTTCCCCCTCTCAACCTGCGCTGGCTGATGCCGCTGCTGCTGGCCTTGCCTCTACTTGTGCAGGCGGCCGACCCGCTACCATCGTGGAATGACGGCCCCTCGAAAAAGGCCATCGAAAGTTTCGTCAGCGCCGTCACCAGCGAAGGCTCCAAGGATTTCGTCCAGCCTGCCGAGCGGATTGCGGTGTTCGACAACGACGGCACCCTGTGGAGCGAACAGCCGATGTACTTCCAGGTGCTGTTCGCCTTCGCCGAGGTCAAACGCCTGGCCCCGCAGCATCCTGAATGGAAGGAGCAACAACCCTTCAAGGCCGTGCTGGAAGGTGACCAGAAGACCCTGGCCGCAAGCGGCATGGACGGCATCATCAAGATCGTCGGCGCCACTCATACCGGCCTGAGCAACGAAGCCTTCATCGACAATGCCGAAGCCTGGCTGGCCAAGGCCGTGCATCCAAAAAGCCAGAAGCCGTTCACCGAGATGGTCTACCAGCCGATGCTGGAGCTGCTCGCCTATCTGCGCGCCAATGGCTTCAAGACCTACATAGTCTCCGGTGGCGATGTGACCTTCATGCGCGCCTTCGCCGAGGAGGTCTATGGCATCCCGCCGGAGCAGGTGATCGGCACCACCTTCGTCACCCAGTTCCAGAACCAGGACGGCAAGCTGTCGATCCTGCGCACGCCCAAGCTGGCGCATAACGACGATGGCCCAGGCAAACCGGAAAGCATCGACTCGATCATCGGCCGCCGGCCAATCTTCGCCTTCGGCAACTCTGACGGTGACCTGCAGATGCTGCAGTGGACCGCCGCCGGCAGCGGCAAGCGCTTCACCGGCCTGGTGCATCACACCGACGCAAAGCGCGAATGGGCTTATGACCGCGAATCCAAGGTCGGCAAGCTGGACAAGGCCCTGGACCAGGCCAAGGCCGAGGGCTGGACTGTAGTGGACATGGCAGCGGAATGGCGGCAGGTGTTCCCTTTCGCCACTGCCACAAGCGGGCAATAA